The window GCCGGACGGGCCGTGGTCGGCCTGACCAACGACGCGGGCGACGTCCTACTCGCAGTCCACAAGGAGGAGTCCGTCGCCATGCTCCCGCATTGCGGCGTCGAACCGGGCGAGGACTGGGCCGCAGTCGCCCGCGGGACGGTCGAGATAACGACCGACCTCCCCTTCGAACTCGACGGCGTGGAGGCCGTCAGGGAGATAGACCACTTCGCCGAAGGCGAGGACGAACCGCACGCCACGACGTACGGCGTCGTCTTCCGCGCTTCGGTCGCGGGCGACCCCGACACCGCCGACCCCAGTCACGACGAGAACGAGCACTGGGACGCCGACTGGTTCGACGCGGTTCCGGAGAACACGCCCGAGGGGTCGGGTCTCGTGGAGGACGACATCCGACTGTTCGTGGACTGACCGTCGACACTCGGCGCGACCGGCGGTACCGCTCGGCGCGGAGGCGGCGTCGGTCCCGCGTCTCGTCTCGTTCGTTTACAAGACCGTGAGCGCGCTCCCACCGAGACCGTCTTCGAAACTCCTCCCGTTTTCGTATCCGCAAACGTTTGCGTTTTCGAAATCGAAAACAGTCTACGAGGGCCTGCTGCAGTACCGTCGTGGCACCACGTGCTTCACGCAGAAACCGCGCGACCTCACGCCGACCCGGAACACGTGTGACTGTGGAGTTTCACCCGCTCGGTCGGGTCCGGGCCGTCGAGTCGAACCGGCTGTTCCACGTAGTAGAGTTCCAGTCGCCGCACGCCGTCCTCGTGGGTCGCGTTCCACCGCTGGCAGAGGTACTCGGCGAACTGTGGACGGAGCGGGGCGTACGCGCTCGCCCGGAGGTCCATCATGTACTTGAACCACCTGACGTTGCGGTAGCTCCGCGCCACGTTAGGCGGCGGGTCCCACCTCACCGCTCGCCGGTGGAACACGTCCACCCGTTCGCCCGACGCCAGTTCGCCGGGCACCACGTACCACCCGTCGGTCGTCCGGGGTTCGGGCGCGAACATGTCCCAGCGGTACTCCTCGGGGTCCACCGTCGAACTCACGTCCTCGGGCAGCGCGACGTAGCCGAGCGTGGCCGCGTTCCAGAGGAGGACGAGCGCGAGCAGACTCCCAACGACCGGCGGTCGAACTCGGCGCACCCACCGCGCGACGCCGGACGGCACCGACCCGACCGCTCCGAACCGCGACTTCGGGACCAGTTGCTCGACGCGCGTCGGCCACTCGGTGGCGGCGAGTCGCTTCCCGACCCGAGACTCGCAGAACTTCGCGGTCGCGGCGTCCCAGAACACACTCGGCAGGAAGGGGAGGAGGCCCGCGATGGAGACGAGGGGGAAGACGGTGATTCGCATCGTCAGCGCCATTCCGAGGTGCATCCCGACGAACAGCGCGGCGAACGCGGCGCGCGCCCACCCTGTTAGGAGCAGTAGCCCGACCGACGCGACCAGCAGGACGAGCCACACCCTGTCGAAGGCCCTGAGCAGGGTCGGGTACTGGGCCAGCGCGTCACCGACGCCCGTCGTCAACTGGTCCAACCGGAACACGTACAGAATCGCCTCGCCGCTCACCCACAGGTCGCCCCGGAGTTTGAACAGCGCGTTCGCTGTGTAGACGAGGACTACTTGCACCAACAGCGCCGCGGACGCGACGCTGGCGACGCGTCCGACCCGCGTCTCTCGCCCGACTCCTTCGCTCCCCGCCTCGCTCACCGTCGCCGTCTCCGCGCGGAGCGCGTCCACCGACCACCGGCGGCCCAGCGGCAGGAACGCGCCCCAGAACAGCAGGCGTCGGAGCAGCGAGTCGCCGCCGTTGAGCAGGACCGGGTTCCGGGCGTGGAGCGACACCAGCAGGACGAACGACACCGCCGTGGCGAGGGTGGTTCGGTAGCCCACGAGTAGCGCCGCGGCGGCCACACCGGCGAGGACGAACAGCAGGCCCTGTACCCACGGCGACCCGGAGAGGGCGTGGAGCGAGAGCGCGGCGATACCGCCGACGTGGTCGCGGAGGACCGACCGCGGCAGGACCCCGGCGTCGGTGTAGAACGCGACGAGGTCACGCGACCGGAGCAACAGGTCCGCGAGCAGGAGAACGCCCAGCGAGACCCGGAGCGCGGCCAGCGCCCGCGGGTCCACGCCGAACCGACGGGCGAGCGCGCTCCCGGCGCGGTCCCGGAGCGTCCTGCGGAGGGCGCGAACGTCCATGATGTAGCGGCTTATCAGCTTCGTCCTGTAAACGTATCGAAGAGAGCGCGGCCGCATCAGCTCCGACTGGCGACCGGGCTTAAGTCCCGAGACGCCGTATCGAACGCCATGACCGTCTACGAGACGGACGTGCCCGGCGTCGGTCGGAAGTTCGAGTACGAGATAGACGGCGACGACCGTCTCGTAGTCCTCATCCACCACGACGGCAAGCGCGAGGTGTTCCGGCGGCGCTCGGCCGAGGCCGACAGCGAGAAACTCTTCGAACTCACCGACAAGCAGGCGAGGGAGTTCGGCACCCTGCTGGAGGGCGCGTACTTCCAACCGCTCGATTTAGAGCGCGTGCAGGTCCCGGTCGGCGACGAGATAATCGAGTGGCACGACGTGGGACCGGACTCGCCGCTCGTCGGCCAGTCGCTGAGCGACTGCGGAATCCGCCGACGGACCGGCACGTCCGTCCTCGCGGTCCAGCGCGACGGAGAGACGTTCGCCAACCCGGACGCGGACTTCGAGTTAGACGCGGGTGACGTGGTGGTCGCGCTCGGGACTCGCGCCGAACACGGGACGCTGGCGGACCTCGTGTCGAACTGATGGCGGAGGCCCTCGTGGAACTGGGCATCGCGTTCACCGCCCTCGCGGTCGCGGGTGCCCTCGCGGCGCGGGTCGACCAGTCGGTCATCCCGGCGTACATCCTCACGGGCATCGTCGTCGGACCGAACGAACCCCGGTCGCTCGGTCCGCTGGACCTGACGCTCGTCTCCCACTCGCAGGTACTCGACGTCGGCGCGGACCTCGGCGTCGTCTTCCTCCTGTTCTTCCTCGGACTGGAGTTCAGTCCCGACCGCCTGCTGGCGCGCCCGACCAGACTGCTCGGCGTGGGCGCGGCGGACTTCGCCATCAACTTCGGCGTCGGCGCGGCGCTGGCCGCGCTGTTCGGGTTCCCGCTGCTCACCGCTCTCTTCTTCGCCAGCGTCGTCTACATCTCCTCCAGCGCGGTGGTGACGAAGTCGCTGGTCGAGCGCGGGTGGATAGCCGACCCCGAGAGCGACGTGATTCTTGGCACCCTCGTCTTCGAGGACCTCCTCATCGCCGTCGTCCTCGCCGTCCTGTCCGCAGTCGCGCTCGGGGGTGGGGGAGTCGCCGCGGTCCTCTCGTCGGTCGCGACCGCCGCCGCGTTCCTGCTCGCGCTCGCGGTCACCGCGGTCTACGGCACGCCGTACGTTGAGCGACTGCTCTCGGTCGAGGCCGACGAACTCTTCTTGCTGTTCGCGGTGGGAATTACCACATTGGTGGCAGGGGAAGCGCTCGCTATCGGCGTCAGCGAGGCCGTTGCCGCCTTCTTCGTCGGTATCGCGTTCGGTCGGACGAACCACGCCGAGCGCCTCGAAGACGTGGTCGGCCCGACTCGCGACCTGTTCGCGGCGGTGTTCTTCTTGACCATCGGCCTGACGACCGACGTGACGACGTTTCTCGATGTGGGTCTACTCCTCGCCGTCGCGGTGGTGGCGACCGGTGTCTCGAAACTTGCCAGCGGTCTCCTCGGCGGTCGGTTCTACGGACTGAACCGGCGTCGGTCGCTCCGAGTCGGCGTCGGACTGGTCCCGCGCGGCGAGTTCTCGCTGGTCATCTCCTCGCTGGCGGCCGCGGGCGGAGCGACCGTCCCGAGAACCGACGAACTCACGTCGTTCACGGTGGCATACGTCCTCGTCATGAGCATCCTCGGGACGGTGGCGATGCAGTACGCCGACTCGCTGACGGCGTTCCGCGGTGGGGAGTAAATGCGGACGGAGGACGAGCGGCCGAAGCACCTCGTGGACCGGACGACGAACTCACTTCCACTTCATGGAGCAACCCCGCGCGGGCACGAACTCCGACTCGACTTCCTCGCCCGGCAGCACCGATTCGATGGCGTCCCGAACGTAGATTTCGGTCGGTCGTCGTCGGAGTTGGCGCGTCGTCCCGTAGTCCGGCGTCCTCGTACCGTCCTCCGGAGACTAAAAGAGGTGTTTCACCGCTCCGAGACGTTCTATTCGACTCCGAGAGGTGGATTCGTCGGCTCTAGAGAATCTAACAGCGTCGCCTTGGAAAGGTCACTTGTAGTGTAAGGGAGACCGGTTTTCCGTGATTGAACTGTTGCGGGGGTTTATCTAGAATACAGATAGTATGAAATATATGGCTCCTGAATCCTCGGAGGTCCTCCTTGAGTGCGTCCAAAAACGGGGTGAATTACTCGCGGAAATCCGTGACGGCACCGTCGAAAAACGCGACCTCACGGACAGTCTCCCCGTGTCTCGTTCGACGGTTAATCGGGCGATTAGCGAACTCACCGAACTCGAAATCGTCCGCGAACGGGCGGGAGACTGCGAACTCACGCTCTACGGAGAGAGCCTGTATCAGTCTTACCGGCGGTTCATCCACCTCTACGACAAACTGCTTGCCGCGAAACCCCTTCTGGTCAACCTACCGTCGTCGTTTCCGTTCGACTACGACGTCCTCCGAAGTGCGACTGTGCACGTCTGTGAACGACCGGACCCACGCAAACCGCTCACCGCTCTCCACAGTCGTGTCGAAGATGGCGATGAGGTACAAGTTCTTTCGTCGGTCGTGATGCCCGCCACCGTCGAACTCTATTACGAACAGATTACGGAGCAGAACCTTACCGCCGAGTTCACGCTCTCTGCGTTCGTCCTCGAACATCTCCTCTCCGAGTATCCCGAGAAGACTCGGACCGTTCTCGAACTCGAACACACGACGTTCCACACGATTGAGGAGGACTTGACGTTCGAATTAGTCGTCGTGGATGGTACGGAAGTCTGGTTCGGGGTCTACGACGAGAGGGGGCGTATCGTCGGTGCATTCGTTGCCGATACCTCGACCGCTATCGAGTGGGCCGAATCGTTGTACGCCGACTTCCGCGATGGAAGTTCCCCTATCGCGTCTTCACGAGGGAAATTCGACATGGGATAGGCGTTTTGGTGAATTCGGTCGGTCTCTCCGTGGACGCTGAGACGAGGTGCAAATGCTGAACTTCTGCTCGTGACCTGCGCTGCGCTCATCGACCGCACGTAATACCAACGGTTAGTTAATTACATCTATAGTTTAGTGATTATATTGGGTGAATCAACCCCTATGGCGAAAGATACGAAACGGCGAGCTATTTCGAGACGGAACGCCCTGAAAGGACTCGGAACCGGCGCACTCGGTGCTTCGAGTATCGGGTTCGCCACCGCGAGTTCTGGCGAGGACACCGTTCGTATTCCCACGGTCAAACGCGGCGACGAGGTCCTCAAACGGAAAGCTGTCCCGCGGTCGTGGTACGAACACACCCAACACTCCGAACAGGTCCGAGAGAAACTCGTCGAGCAACACCTCGACGACCCGGGCGTCCAGAGCATCGCCTCCGCCCGGTGGGACAAACGCTTCGGCGGGAAGAACGGTCTCCTCGTCGAGGTCGAAGTCGACCCAGAGACGTACAAGGATACCCTCCCGGACTCGAAGGGTGGGGTCCCGGTTCGGACTACGGACGCTCCCGACCTGCGACCGGGAGACTGCTGTTTCCACGACGATTACGACCCGGTTCCCGGCGGCGTCGCGGTCCAAACCGCAAACGGTGGCGGGAGTGCCGGCTTCTGTGTCGACGACCCCGACGGAAACAAGCGACTGCTGACGGCGAATCACCTGTGGAACACGTGCTCGGACAACACCGGCAAGACCCTCCACCAGCACACTGACGAGTTCGGTGTGGTCGATAGCTACGACGCGGACACGGACTACGCACTCGTCAAACCCACGAGCACGGAAGGAATCGACAACGAAGTGTTCGTCAACGGTATCCGGTACCGGGTGTCCGGCTACAAGACGACCTCCGGCATCAACGACCTGATATCCTCGGGTGAGACCTGCTACGACACCGGGGCGACGACCTGCACGACCGAAGGGACCATCGAGGCCAACGGTCTCAGCACTCCCGGTTACGACTGCATCGACTACGAAGGTGCGGGAATCAAAGCGAACATCGTGGCTGGCGACGGGGACTCGGGCGGTCCCATCGTCTCGCTCGACGAGTTCAACGGGAACCAGTACGCCGTCATCATCGCGCACTTCTCCCTGTTCGACAAGGATTCCTCGGTGAGCTGTCACTGGGGTAGCGGGTACAAGGGAAGCCCGATATACGGAACGGCGTTCAACCACCTTCACGACAACCACAACCTCACCATCTGCTGAGCCTCCCCAACGCCCATTTTTCACGACCAATACGACCACGCCAGAAACATGAACCTGAAAGACCCGAGATATACCGGGGAGAACCGATGTCTCCCGTGTACGGCTGTCAACCTCGCCATCTCGTTCGCGCTCGCGGCAATCGCCTATCACGTCCTCGAAGTCGTTATCGCCGCCGCGATACTCGTTCTCTCAGTGGTACTCGTCTACGCACGCGGGTACCTCGTTCCGGGGACGCCCGGCCTCACCAAGAAGTACCTCCCAGAGACCGTACTGGCGCTCTTCCACGGTTCCGAGAAGTGGGGGTCCGACGAGACCGACGCCGACGGTCGAATTGGCGAGACCGAGGTGTTTCTCCACGAGCACGGAATCGTCGAACCGTGCGAGAACGGCGAAGACGTCTGTATCGCGCCGGACTTTCGGTCGTCTTGGTACGACCGGATGGCGTCGCTCCGAGAGAACGACGTCCGAACCGTTCTCGGTACGCATCTCGACGTCGCTCCGTCGGACGTAGTTGTAGAGCGGGGCGACGAACGGATTTCCGTCCGGTATAACGGCCGCCATCTCGGGTCGTGGCGGTCGGAAGCGCTGTTACTCGCCGACGTAGCGACCGAACTGGAACTGCGGGAGCGCCATCCAGAGTGGTCGCACCTTCTCGTCCAAGAACGGGAACAGGTTATCGGTGGTCTCCGGGTCTTCCTCGACCGGTGTCCGGACTGTCTGGAACCAGTTACGGAACGGGAAACCCCGACCGAGACCTGCTGTTCGGTCCGAACCGAAATCGCGGGCGAATGCGTCGGCTGTGGAACCCAACTGTATTCGTTACCGCAACCGACCACCGCCTGACACTCGGCACCGCGAAAGAAACACGCGAAATCCCTCCGCTCGGAAACGAGCGCGCGTCCCGAGGGGGTAAAACGCCCATTTTACTCTTGCTAAACCCTATCACCTCGCCGTCCATATCGTCGTCTATGTCGTCGATAAGCCGTCTTCTGTCACAGGGGCCGTCTTCTGCCTCTGGTCGAGAAGGCGACGAACAGGACCCTGCTCTGATAGCTATCGATGACGAAGCGGCTGATGACGTCTTCTCCGCACTCTCGTCCACGACCGCCCGTTCCATCCTCTCGTCGCTCTACGAGGAACCGCGGACCGCTTCCGAAATCGCCGACTCGACGGACACGTCGCTCCAGAACGTGAACTACCACGTCAACAACCTCCGGGACAGTGACCTTATCCGAGTGGTTGACACCGGCTACTCGGACCAAGGACGGGAGATGAAGGTGTACGCGCCGACCAACGAAGCCCTCGTCGTGTTCGCGAGTGATGACCTCGAACGCGACTCGTTTTGGAACACCCTCAAGCGGTTACTCGGCGGCGTCGGTCTCTTAGCCGTCGTCAGCCTCGCTATCGACAGACTCGTCCGTCAACCCGCCTCCCGGCGTCAACTCACCCCCGGTACGACCGGACCGACTCCCTCTGAGACGTTTTCGCTCTCGCCCGGAGCTATCTTCTTCCTCGGGGCTGTCTTCGCGCTCCTCGCCGTCGCGGCGTGGTGGCACTTTCGGTCGTACTGACACGGGCCGCGGTCTCACCGCCCCTCGTGGAGGGTAAAACGGCTTTTTTAGCCCACAGAAGCTGTTTATCCGTTACGCACGAACGTCTGACTGTCCATGAAACGCCGCACCTACCTCGCCTCGTCAGCAACCTTCACCGCGAGCGCCGGATGCCTCGGTCGAATCGCCGCAACGAACGACTTCTCCACAAAACAGACGCAGAAGACAGTCTCCGTCACGAACGTCGGCACGAAAGGAGCACCCGAAGGACTCGACCTTCACGTAGCGGTCCATGACCCGACGATTACGGAGGACTCGACCGCTCGTATGTCGTTGAAATACACGAACATAGGCGAGAACACTCTCAGCCTGAACATCAACCCGGACGCCCCGGACCCCGTATTCAGCGTCGAAGACAGTCCGGGACTCCTTCTCCTCTCCGACGCGTACGACCCGAGACAGACCTCGCCGGGGTGCTGGAAACCGAAACAGGACCAGTTCGTGCAACCCGGCGTTGTCCATAACTACCGGCTCGAACCCGGACAGACCGCAACGCTCACCTACGATGTGTGGGCGAATCCGACACAGGATGGCTGTATCCAACCGGGTGACTACCGACTCGAACTCCTGTACGGCTCGACTACACTCACCGTCGCCCGCAGGTGACTTCGCCTGTTTTAGTGGGACTTGGGACTCATAACGAGACCGACGAGCGCGTACACGACAGGCCGACGTCTTGCGTTTGTCCCGCGGCCGCCGGGTTCTCACCGGCGGAAACGCCGTGCTCGCACCCCGTCTTCGGGACGTCTAGTCTCGATACAGTCGGCACTGACTCGTCCCTTGGCGTGCCAGAACCAGAAGAATGGGTGAGCGACGGAACCGGCGCGGTCAGTCCGCGAGCGCGACTCCCTCGGCCGCGAACCGCTCGTCTACGCGCCGGATGACCACCGAGCGCACCCGCACGAGGTCGGTGTGTTCGGGGTCGGCAATCCAGAACCGAATCTGGAGTCGGACGTGGTCCGGGGTGAGTTCGGTCGCTCGAACCGACGGCTTCGGGTCGGAGAGGGTCTCGGGGATTGCGGCCACCTCGGAGCGCAGCATCTCGGACACCTCGTCGGCGTCGTGTTCCCTGCTCACGTCGAACGAGAGCGTGACCCGGAGTCGGTCCGCGGCGGCCGGGTTCGTCACTTCGCTGGCGGTCAGGTTCGAGTTCGGCACCGTGACCAGTTCGCCGTCGAAAGTCCGGACGCGGGTGACCCGGAAGCCGATGTCCTCGACCACGCCCTCCGTGTCGCCCCACCGAATCCAGTCGCCGATTTGGAACTTCTCGTCGGCGACGATGAACGCGCCGCTGACCACGTTGGACATCAGGCTCTGACTCGCGAGACCGACCGCCAGCGTGAGCGCGGCCGCGATGGTCGCCGAGGCGCTGAGCAGGTTCCCGAGACCCGCCGCGCTGAACCCGAACGTCAGCGCGAAGAAGAGGACGGCGACGCGAGCGAGACGACGGAGCGGGCGCGCGAGGGTCGGTTCGAGTTTGCGTGCGCGAACTATCCGGTTCATAACCGGTTCGAAGAACAACCGACCGACGGCGTAGACGACGGCGAACCCGAGTACGAAGAACGCCGCCCGGAGGGCTATCGAAACGACGAACGACAGGAGGTCGGGGACGAGTTGCAGAACGAACACGGCCTCTCCGGTACGTCTACCGCGGGTAGCCGTGTCAAAGTTCTGGCGGATGCGCGTCCGAGGCGCCTAGAGTAGCGAGTAGGGCCGATTTCGGTCGCTACTTCGGGACCTGTTCGAGCGCTTCGGGCGGCCCGCCCGACAGTTCGTCGCGGTCGTGGGGTGCCTCGAAGTCGATGTCGGGTCCCTTCGGGACGATGCGCTTGGGGTTCAGGTCGGCGTGACTCCGGTAGTAGTGCTCCTTGATGTGGTCGAGGTGAACCGTCTCGGCGACCCCCTCGGTCTGGTAGAGGTCTCGGAGGTACGGCCAGAGGTTGTCGTAGTCCGAAATTTGGCGGACGTTGCACTTGAAGTGGGTGTGGTAGACGGCGTCGAACCGGACGAGCGTTGTGAACATCGCCACGTCGGCCTCCGTGAGCGCGTCGCCACAGAGGTACCGCCGGTCTTCGAGCAGGTCGTCGTAACGGTCGAGCGCGTCGAACAGTTCGGTGACGGCCCTGTCGTAGGCCCGCTGGGTGCCCGCGAACCCGGCCCGGTAAACCCCGTTGTTGATGGGTTCGTAGATGTCTTCGATGGTCTCGTCCACCTCGTCGCGGTAGCCCTCGGGATAGAGGGTCACGTCACGGGTGGCGACTCCGTCGAATGCCGTGTCGAGCATCCGCATTATCTCCTCGGACTCGTTGTTGACGATGGTCTCGCGCTCCGTGTCCCAGAGGACGGGCACCGTGGGGCGGCCGGTGAACTCGGGGTCGGCCGCGACGTAGGTCTCCCGGAGGTAGTCGAAGCCGTTGACGCGGTCCTCGGTACAGCCCTCCTTCTCGGGGCTGAACTCCCAGCCGTCGTTCTCGCGGTAGGGGTCTACGACCGAGACCGAGATTGCGTCTTCCAGTCCCTTCAGACTCCGGACCAGCAGGGTACGGTGCGCCCACGGACAGGCGTAGGAGACGTAGAGGTGGTACCGACCCGCCTCGGCCGGGAACTTGGCGTCCGGGTCGTCCTCGACCCAATCCCGGAAGGCGGTCTCCTGCCTGTCGAACTCGCCCTCCTCGTCGGTGGATTCGTAGGCGTCGGTACGCCACTCGCCGTCCACGAGCATGTTCATAGCTCAATCTACGGCTTCGAGGCCAAAAGGACCGTTGCTCGCGGCAGTCGGCTCCGCGGCGTCGCCAGCAGTGGCGTCATCGAACCGTCTCCGAGCGGTCCGTGACGTGACGCCGAACTCGCTCTCGGACGCTCCGTGACTTCGGCAGGCTCCCGTTCCGTACGACGGCACTGGCCGTCGACAGTTGGTTTCTCGCCGAAACCCATCGGTTTCAAAGAACAGGCCCAACCTTTCTTGGCGGTGTAGCACTCAGGATTTCGTATGGTCGAAGTAGGGCAACTCGCACTCACTGCGGTCATGGGGGTGCTTCTGGTCGTCGTCGCCGCGTACATCCTGCGCATCGAAGACTGGCGGTCGTACACGCCGCTCACCGGAGGGGGTGGTGGCGCGTACCGCGAGGGCGCGGAAGTGACCCATCGGGAGAAGCCGGAGGGGTTATCCCGGTGGCTGACGACGGTGGACCACAAGGACATCGGCATCCTCTACGGTATCTACGGTCTCATCGCGTTCGCGTGGGGCGGTATCAACATCATCCTCATGCGGACCGAACTGATGACGCCCGAGTCAGTCGTCATCGGGGCGAACTTCTACAACTCGCTGCTCACCTCTCACGGTATCACGATGCTGTTCCTGTTCGGAACGCCAATCATCGCGGCGTTCGGCAACTACTTCATCCCGCTGCTCATCGGCGCGGACGACATGGCGTTCCCCCGAATCAATGCCATCGCGTTCTGGCTCCTCCCGCCGGGCGCGCTGCTCATCTGGTTCGGCTTCTTCGCCGCGCCGTTGAACATCGGCATCCAACCGTCCCAGACCGCGTGGACGATGTACGCGCCGCTCTCGGTCGAGCAGACCAACCCCGGCGTGGACCTGATGCTGCTCGGACTCCACCTGACCGGCGTCTCGGCGACGATGGGGGCCATCAACTTCATCGCGACTATCATCACCGAACGCGGCGAGGACGTGGGGTGGCCGGAACTCGACATCTTCTCGTGGACGATGCTCACCCAGTCGGGTCTCATCCTGTTCTCGTTCCCGCTGTTGGGAAGCGTGCTCGTCATGCTCCTGCTCGACCGGAACTTCGGGACCTCGTTCTTCCTGAGTCCCGGCGGCGGGTCGCTACTCTACCAGCATCTGTTCTGGTTCTTCGGCCACCCGGAGGTGTACATCCTCGTGCTGCCGCCGATGGGATTAGTCAGCCTCATCCTGCCGCGGTTCTCGGGCCGGAAGCTGTTCGGGTTCAAGTTCGTCGTCTACTCGACGCTGGCAATCGGGGTCCTGAGTTTCGGGGTCTGGGCGCACCACATGTTCGCCACCGGCATCGACCCGCGGATTCGCGGGAGTTTCATGGCGGTGTCGATGGCTATCGCTATCCCGAGCGCGGTCAAGACGTTCAACTGGATAACCACCATGTGGAACGGCCGGTTGCGACTCACTGCGCCGATGCTGTTCTCCATCGGGTTCGTCCAGAACTTCATCATCGGCGGCGTCACGGGCGTCTTCCTCGCGTCCATCCCGGTGGACCTCGTCCTCCACGACACCTACTACGTGGTCGGTCACTTCCACTTCATCGTGATGGGTGCCATCGCCGTCGCCGGGTTCGCGGGCATCTACTACTGGTTCCCGATGGTCTCGGGCCGGATGTACCAGCGCACCCTCGCCAAGGCCCACTTCTGGCTCACCATGCTCGGCACGAATCTGGTGTTCTTCTCCCTGCTCATTCTGGGGTACGGCGGGATGCCCCGGCGCTACGCCACCTACCTCCCGAAGTTCCAGAGTTTCCACGTCATCGCCGGAGTCGGGACGTTCATCCTCGCGTTCGCGCAACTCATCTTCGTCTACAACATCGTCACCTCGTGGATGGAGGGCGCTCGCGTCGAGAGCGGCGACCCGTGGGACCTCCAAGACGACGGTCTGAAGACCCGGGAGTGGACGTGGTTCGAGCGCAAGCGCGAGACCGCACTCACAGACGGCGGAGAAGGCACGGCCGCGGACGGCGGCGAAGGGACCG is drawn from Halorussus sp. MSC15.2 and contains these coding sequences:
- a CDS encoding cbb3-type cytochrome c oxidase subunit I → MGVLLVVVAAYILRIEDWRSYTPLTGGGGGAYREGAEVTHREKPEGLSRWLTTVDHKDIGILYGIYGLIAFAWGGINIILMRTELMTPESVVIGANFYNSLLTSHGITMLFLFGTPIIAAFGNYFIPLLIGADDMAFPRINAIAFWLLPPGALLIWFGFFAAPLNIGIQPSQTAWTMYAPLSVEQTNPGVDLMLLGLHLTGVSATMGAINFIATIITERGEDVGWPELDIFSWTMLTQSGLILFSFPLLGSVLVMLLLDRNFGTSFFLSPGGGSLLYQHLFWFFGHPEVYILVLPPMGLVSLILPRFSGRKLFGFKFVVYSTLAIGVLSFGVWAHHMFATGIDPRIRGSFMAVSMAIAIPSAVKTFNWITTMWNGRLRLTAPMLFSIGFVQNFIIGGVTGVFLASIPVDLVLHDTYYVVGHFHFIVMGAIAVAGFAGIYYWFPMVSGRMYQRTLAKAHFWLTMLGTNLVFFSLLILGYGGMPRRYATYLPKFQSFHVIAGVGTFILAFAQLIFVYNIVTSWMEGARVESGDPWDLQDDGLKTREWTWFERKRETALTDGGEGTAADGGEGTDD